In one window of Tachypleus tridentatus isolate NWPU-2018 chromosome 2, ASM421037v1, whole genome shotgun sequence DNA:
- the LOC143245383 gene encoding uncharacterized protein LOC143245383 → MCHNGLFDGEALEMQSIHMPVKSKYLVTKATPLAKTLQEDPSCQLVLVLKRYLNQVNLDEVEENLSPLHIPQLKALFHGLMALSRQWKNILYVPLLLEQNIRFRKSLRPMSVSFAGERVNMSTQDDVEKTSLEECEISDETTNLLVAEGGSIPQGFSSKNGGKAESSKADTLKVFSSPDSATDSSSSQHDAVDTQDGGAVTKSGKKRLPSYVPRSSRASVAFPLLGGPLDSPARYAGNAPTVSRLGGFFMHPST, encoded by the exons ATGTGCCATAATGGGTTGTTTGATGGCGAAGCTTTAGAAATGCAGAGTATACACATGCCTGTAAAG AGCAAGTATTTGGTTACCAAAGCAACTCCCTTGGCCAAGACTTTACAAGAAGACCCATCTTGTCAACTTGTGCTTGTTCTAAAACGATACTTGAATCAAGTTAACCTAGATGAGGTGGAAGAAAATTTGTCTCCCTTACACATTCCCCAGTTAAAAGCATTGTTCCATGGACTAATGGCTCTTAGTCGACAATGGAAGAACATCTTGTATGTGCCACTTCTGCTGGAACAGAATATTAGGTTTCGGAAGAGTTTACGACCTATGAGTGTTTCTTTTGCAGGTGAAAGAGTAAATATGTCCACACAGGATGATGTAGAGAAAACTTCTTTAGAAGAATGTGAAATTTCTGATGAGACTACTAACTTGTTAGTTGCAGAAGGTGGTTCTATTCCTCAAGGATTTTCTTCAAAGAATGGTGGGAAAGCAGAATCTTCCAAAGCTGATACATTAAAAGTGTTCTCCAGTCCAGATTCTGCAACAGACTCTAGCAGCAGCCAACATGATGCCGTAGACACGCAAGATGGAGGTGCAGTCACAAAAAGTGGAAAGAAACGACTGCCAAGTTATGTTCCCAGATCTTCAAGGGCTAGTGTTGCTTTTCCTTTACTAGGTGGACCTTTGGATTCTCCGGCACGTTACGCAGGCAATGCTCCAACTGTCAGCAGGCTTGGTGGGTTCTTCATGCATCCATCCACATGA